ACCCTACCTCAGCCTCCCATGATCCGATCTGCCTATTAAGTCCCATACAATGTAGTAGAGTCTTCCAGATATGCTGGGAATAGAGCTATCAAAGAACATATGAGCATGAGTTTCCTCCCTGCAGATGCACCAAGAACACAATCCAAATGTCTTTAGTAACCTTTGGTTGTAACAATCGAACATCGTAATCTGTTTTGCTTATGAAACTGTGTTTTTAGTGAATTTAGTCATATTTGAATAATCCAGATACGGCTTAACTCATATAGAGCTAATCAGGCAACACGTATAGGCTGTTTCACTACATGACTTGTATCTCCACTGCTAAAGCATAATCTCATTCTTATATTACTTCATATTTCCGTTGATCCTTTGGTGTGCTGCTTTATTTGTGAACGCCACAATTATTTGCTAGTCAATAAACTTAGGTAAGTTAGGTTTGATTGGATACCTTTTCGGAACTTAATTTCATTGGTTACAGGACACCTCAAGTATATTATGAAggagaaattataaaaaatttggaCACCGAGTTGGCAAGAGCTACAAAAATCAAGTGTAGTAGTTGTGGCATGAAGGGTGCAGCACTTGGCTGCTACATGACGTCTTGCAGGAGGAGTTATCATGTGCCCTGTGCATTTGAAATCCAGGATTGCAAATGGGATATGGTAAGTAAATACAACTAGTAGTTAACATATTTATCAAATTGAGCATTGTAAAGTTTTCATCTTCTTATTTTCCCTtaaaagttcacatatttaatTACAGGAGAACTTTGTGATGCTGTGCCCAGTTCATAAATCTGTTAAATTTCCAAGTGAGAAGTCAAAGTCTATAGAACATATCAGGAGGGAAATGCATCCAAAGGCTTCTCCCCTGTAAGAAGAGTAATTAAGGCACTTGCTATTTTGTTTTCTATCGGCTCTTAAATTATTGGTAGTTGTTGAGAATGATAAAAACATCATCATATGAATTGTAAAATCTGTGTGCTACTACTTCAATCTACCCACCTGCCTTAAACTCCTTGGTTTAAGTTTTGTTAATTTTGAAACTGGTGTAATTTCCTAGTACCATCAATATTTTATACTGGTTTTCTAGATAGAAATAATGTAAACTACTACTTTGACTTcaaaataacattattatttttaaaaagaagaattaATTCTAGTTAACAAGATGTTCGGCATTTGTTTGCAATACATTATCTTGGAGGTTGTTGTAAAAACTTTATTATTAATAGAGAAAATAGTCAATTGCCTCCCAACCTATTAGCCAATACCAACTACACACCTATGATTCATGGGTACCTCTTGAACCATTTCAAAGTGAAATTGATTCCACCCTAAAATGTCATAATCAGTCATGTGTTTTATGGTGAAATACACACGCTTGACACGTGTATTTCATCAgctaatctttttcttttttgtcctTCATCTTCCTTTCGtcttcaaaatcatcatttCAGCCCTAATTACTATAAAACACCATTTGTTTTacctaaaaaaattcttatgtgTCTAACAAATCAGAATCAAATCTAAGGCACTACTTTATCCATACAAAATTGTTGCCATCTTCTCCGAGCCATCACCTGTCAAGTTCCAAATAGAGGCAAAATCAACTCGTAACGTCAATTTAAAAACCCGTCATTCTTATCTCTCCAAAATATTCATGAACATTTGTAATATGAGATTGGCTTTGATTCTTAGTGGGTTCTACAAAAAATATGGATGATGGTGAGTTATGGCTACCTAGTACCTTCTGCATGTAGCAGTTGTTTCCATTTCAGTTCCTTCTAATAAGTTCAAAAACAACAACCCCATTGCTTCTTCTCTTTGTTGTTGTTACTCTTGAGTCAATGACTTAGAAAGAGGAACATTAAAGGGTATGCCTTTTAAAAATGGATTTGATTTATTGGATGTGTTCTAAACAAGTCTATTGAAGAATTATGTTcataaatgcatcaattgctgGTAATTTTGTATACCAGACATTCATGTATGAAGCTTCAACAATGATAATGGTGGAGGAGATATAGTTGTTTAGGTAAataacgagaaagagaaagaaaaggaaaaagagaaggagaaaaattctaaaagaaaaagaaaaaaggcaaCTCATTCTCTTTGAGAGAGTGAAATGCATTCTTTGTGCCAACTTAACACTTAAGgatttatttattacattttaagtaggccagggggtaataggaccctATGAACTATATGTGTAGTGGGTCATTAGCTAATAGGTTGTGGGACGGGGTATGCATGactattttctctttattaagATGAAGATTTTAGGAGTTTAATTTCAGCGTTCTAAAATATCTTTGGTAAACATAGATAATTTTTCTTtctaacttttttatataattttgtacctttttttttgtcatcTTCAATATTgtttcaacaacaacatacccagtggaATCTCACAAGTGGGTTTAGGGATGGTAGAGTCTACGCAAATCTTACCAGTACATCGTGGAGGTAGAGATGTTGTTTCAAACTGACGCTTGACTCGAGTCCAACATATCTTGTAAAAAGGAGAAACTTGTTCTGAATGGAAACCCTGATTGAGACCACCCACACGGTGATCAAAACTCTTCCTTATTTGCTTCAGTGTCAATTGATTGACACATGAACGAAGCTGTAACGGAGCATGTAGGTGATGATCAAGCACGACTTTAATAGCTGCCTGTGATTGAAAAAAAGGAGAACTTGATCAGATAGTTCGTGCGGTGAATTTCTCACCTCTCTATTGATCTTTCCCTTGCCGTATAGGTAAAGCTAGAAGAGCAACCATCATTGGCCGACAGCTTACTGGCAAACCTTCCATTCTTATGTTTACATCACCTCTCTTTCTCGCATTGACCAGACAATAGTTTCAAGGGAGCATCCTATGGGGCAACCATAGCTTGAACCGTCCTTCTCGCAGTCAACTATATAACTTAGGTAGCAATGGTTTGAGCAAAATAGTGGTTAATCTTCGTTGTGTCCTTAGGGTGGGCGACATGAATAACTTTTCTAGCATCAACATGAATTGACCAAAGACTGGAGTAGTTGTCATCTTTTTTCATAATAGTCATCCAACAAGAAAGACAAAGACCACTAAGCTTAGTGGAATAGGAAAGAGAGTGTCGAGCACAACTTCCATGTCATCAGggtttcttttcatttatttggAGAAGGAATGAAAAAGGCTTTTTCAAGAAGGCATGATTGTCATGTCGATCTACAATTGAGAAATATTATCTCTAGGTCCCTCACTTTAGGGCTTTCTTCCACCGTTGACAAACATGGTTCAACGGGCCAGCTATGCTTCCTTTTCTAAAACAGTGACACACTAGTCTGATTCCCTCTTCAAAAATTGCCAGAAATCCTTCTATTACAACCCCAGTAAACAGGGCATTCAAAACATCAATCTCATTCTATGCTCTATGCCATCTTTCGTATACTTTGACTATTGATTCATTTGCACAAACTTCCCTCACAAAGGAAAGTGGGTAAAGGCCCGAATAAAAAGACTcttctttctttgatttgaaaAGACGGTGAGAGCCTTAACCCTCTGGTTTGTTGGTAAACCCTTCAAAGATAGAAAGCCAGTGTCCTCTTTGAAGAGTTTGGTGAAAGAATCGGTAGCATTCGAGGATGATCTGAGCTGAGGTCTAGCCCTAAGGGATAATGAGCATGGCAACTACCGTAAAATGAAAGGATAGGGGCCATACTCCATAGCCTCCTTTATACGAGATTTCCTAAGCTTTCTCTCTTGTTGCATTCTATTTGCGATGAAAGAACATCATACAGTCTCATTCAAACAATGAAAGATAGGTAATCGACTCTATCCAAAACTGAGACTCAATAGGGGAAAGGGACTTAGGGGACAACTAGAAGATAAATGATCAAGCAAGCGGACGCAATCAAAGAGCATCACCACTTTTCAATCGTCAAAAGTGAGATTTCTTTTAGTTCAGTCTACTTTTATCTTTTGAGTCAGAATCTTTATACAGGAAATCAGGTTTTTTGAATGTCTCTCTTCTGACCTGGCCTATTAAGTAAGTTAGTTAGAGACCAGAACTGGACCTGCGAGAGACGAGATTTCCAGTAAGAGTAGGTGCATGTGAAGTTGAGAGTTGGTCAAAAGAGCCCGCGCACCTTAAGTTGCACTAGTGGATTGAATAACCTTTTTTTAGTGCCAACAAAGTGTATGTGCTCTTGgttaatttaaaaaacaagTATTGGCGGGAGAACTGATACTATAAGTAGGACAAAAGCCTTCAAAGAGTTCCACTTATCAAGGGAACTCCTTTCTTGACATTTGTATTTGAGAGTGAGAGCTATGCTTAGGTCAGTTCCCTCAGACAAGATATTCTGGAGGCCTAATTCCAAACAGAACTCAAGGTAGAGGAAGCCCTTCGTTTGGACAGGGTTACTGAAGACTCTCTTTCTGCTAAAAGGCTTTTGATTAGAGGGGAACGCTCTATCCATTTGGGAAGCCATTATCCTTGAAAATCTACTTGGACcacctattttttcttttcttttgagaaGGTAACATTTGTGTATATTGACAAGTCAGTACATGGGTTGCACTGAAACCATATGTGCATATATATCAATAGACAGAAAAACTAACTCAAAATCCTGACAAGATCCGTCTATAATTGAGTCGGTATCCTCAAGTATATTTGTTTGCACCAGAAACAAAAAAGTCAAACAGTTTAGTTTGATCATCTGTAGGTCACAATTTTTGCTTTCAGAACATCTTGAACTCCTTTCCTTCCATATTGTCCACCAGATGCAAGTTGGGACAATTCTCCATCTGTCTCTGTCTGCTGCTCGTACTCCTGTCTGCTGCTCGTACTCCTGCTTCCTCCCAACCATATAACAAGTGAGTTATTTTGTTAGGCATGACCCAGCTAATGCCCCCAAGTCTAACAAAAATCCTCCACAGTTGTGTAGTTTTCTTGCATTTTAGGAATAGATGACTAACTGTCTCAACCTCTTCAGATAGAGAACTATGGAACCCACTGCAGCCCGCCTTATAGAAGGCTTTTTCAAGCGATTGCTCGACAGTACTTAGATCTGGTCTTTGAAGgaataaaaaaaaggagagaCTGGTTAACACTATACTAGACTCACCCTGGATCCACCCTGATTGAATGACAGGGTGTTGGTATCTCTTGTCATAAAAATGTAGTGAATCCACAATGTTGCTATTTGTTAAGTGAAGCTATAAGAGGAACTGCTCGAGTTGATGGTATAATTAGGTTTCACTATGCTCTTGATAAGCAAGTGTATCTCATTTGATTGTCATGTGGAGAAGAGGCTTGTTAAGGGATTAGTATGTCTAATAGGAGTATCTTCACATACATATGCACACTAGAAGAGATGTGTATCTGTTTAGGTTTTAAAAGTCTAGTTAAATACTTAAATTGAGTAGTccattatgatttatgtttatcCATTAGTGTAAAATTGGGAAAGtgtttttgttttctctttcttctaGACTTTGAATGAAGTAATATCCTTGTCAAGAAGTTAGCTAGCATATCTATTGGAACATATTGGATATCAAGCTCCGTTACATGAAGGAAGCCACATAATATCGGGGTTTATAGTTGAAGAGCtttatattaattcatgaaATACATAACAAAACTTGCTTGTATACTATAACACATCATTTTTTTTCCATGTAAATCAAAGGGCAATTGTGATAAGTATAGTCATTAGAATATGAGGGTAATTGTCCTCATCTATAAGCAAGAAGCAAGTCCATAACTCTCTTCCTTTTTGACCATTGTGCATGCAGAACCACCGAGCAATTGACTTTTTGGGCAAGATCATCAGATGGACCAAAAGAATGGGTTCTTTGTGGGTCTGCTCTATCCTCAGAAGATAAGGTTGGTTTATCTTATCTGCAGTGACTATATCCTCTGCTAGTTCTATCATATGTCCCCTGTATCTATTTAAGAGTGTTTGATCAGTCTTACAATCATGTATGCAGTTACAAGTCACATGGAGAACTGCCATTGGCATGTTTCCAGTCAAAAACCctttgtttatttgattatttcagCTCTCTGGTATACTAGAGGAGTCAACTTTTGATGGTCATGCATAGATGGTTTAACTCTACGTTTGTCAACGTTAGTTGATGTCTTAGTCCTGGTTGATCATTGATGCATGTCCTGGGAATAGCAATGTATGAAAGATCCACTTATTTTAGTATCTTCACATTTATTTGCTTTTACTTTTATGGTATTTGTACTTTAGCCTACTTTAATGCCCTTTTATTTTGAGAAAGCCTTTGAAGTAAAACAAATTGTAACTTCTTTTTTGTTTGGAATTGTTAGCCGAAAATGGTGCATTTCAGATATTATTAATCCATCGTATTGGTTTTTTGACATTTTGCAGTATATGTTGGTGAAATTTGCTGATATGTGTGGTGCAACTGTGTGCAAGTTCTGGAAACCAAATGTCACACATGTTGTTGCAACAACTGATGTAAAGGGTGCATGCACCAGAACAATGAAAGTTCTCATGGCGATTTTGAGTGGAAAATGGATCCTAACTATGGACTGTAAGCACTGTTTCCTGTTATATAAAATTGTTTGTGGGATAGGTTTTTCATTTGGTTCTCCATGGAATGAGGGTGAACGTTCAATTGCTATTGAATCAAGAAATGCAATAAAGTAGAATGTGTGGGGGATATAAGAATAAGTTGTTTTGTTATTGAGGGAAGAGAAGGAAATACCTGGATAGATGTGTCACTTCTCCAGAGCCACTTTGAATGCGTGGACATTTTTTTGGAAATAGTGTGCTTGGCCTGGGTCAATAGTTAATTAGGTGTCTAATGAAAAGACGGatgattaatttcttttaattccaTTCTCCTACCATGGAACTTGTTTATTTGCAGGGGTAAAAGCTTGTGTTGCAGCAAATGGTCCAGTAAATGAAGAACTTTATGAAATAAGTCTAGACAATTATGGCCGTTCTGGGGGCCCCAAAGCTGGAAGGTTGATGGCCTCAACTAATGTAAGTATCTGGTTATTGCAGCGCTAGAGAAACTAGTTTATTATATTCCTTGTGAATAAGCTTGATGgctaaagatatttttttctgGTTCTCAACTGAGGTGGCACATATTAAAAGCTTTAGTATCGAGTAACCAATTATCCCTTTATGTTACAGGAGCCAAAGCTTTTTGATGGTTTCgagttttattttattggagATTTTATGCCAGATTACAAAAGTGACCTGTTAGATCTAGTCGAGGAGGCTGGAGGCACTGTCATTCAGAGTGAGGAGCAGTTGGTGAAACAGAATCATGCTGCACAGGGAACTCAGCCATCTTCTCTAGTCGTATATAACTGTGATCTATCGCAAGGTTGCTTTGAAGAAAAAATCAGAATTTTGCAGCAAAGATTAGCAGAAGCTGAGGATCTAGCCGAGCAAATCGGTTCTCAGACCGTTCAGCATACTTGGATTCTGGAATCTATTGCTGCATGTAAATTGGTACCTTTCTGCTGATGAGTGATCGCAACAAGTTTTTTGTGCAACTGAAATACTTCCACTTGTGGCAGAAGAACAAAAGTAGTTGTACATTTTCTGCACCTGGGAAATATAGTTGAATCTTAAATGCTAAATTTTGTGTATAAATGTGAAAGAGATTTTACAACCTTGGTTTCAAGTTCTAACAATTTATTCAAATTGGACTAAAAAAGAGATATTACAACCTTTGTTTCAAGTTCTAACAATTTATTCAAATTGGACTAAACCCAATATATTTATCCTGAATGAACCCACGGTCCAAGCTATTTACGTGACTGTCTCCTTGTTCTATTCAATGAACCATTGCTTCTGCATCCTTAATATCATTATAGTATATATACACTCTAGTAGTATTTATATACTATGATGGTATCCATATACTCTAATGGTATCCAATAATAGTTCAACagttttttcattaaatatacaatatttaataaatattgaaaatgaggTTAAGCGATcctattaaatgataaaatattgatattttaaaaattttccatttttgttTCAAGCCATTTTATGACAATTCATTTTTAGACCATGAAGCCCAAACAAATTTGGTGGGTCATGACCCAACATAGTTTTTATTTCAatctattttcttgtttttagttttaatcTAACCGGCTCACTTGACATCCCTAAACTTAGGATAAGACATTCtcaagagaaggaaaaaaagattatgccaaaattttaatttattttcatttatagcCTTATGCTAAATGGTTCTTAAtggttaaaaaatattaacaaacatGAAGTTGGGTATTTAATTATTACATACTGAAAGCAGAGAAATGGTTCCCTtggttaaaaaatattaacacgAACTTGGATATTTAATTTGTACACTAATAAATTTGGTTGCACTTTGCGCGGTCGTTAGtaactcttttttaaaaatgattcaCTACAAAATTCTTctgtgaaaaaatttaaaatataaatttgtattcatataaattatgatttgagACCAAGATAGTGTTGTTAGTTAATAACCCATACATATatcaaacataaataatttaagcATCGATTGTTTTAATAATAATCTCCACCTTTACACTTTGatgtttttatcatttaattatttattaaccAGTTAACTATATGAATGTAACAACGTCAAACATAAAatgagtattttatttttttatcgaaCATCAATTAAAAATGAGAGGCACAATCTTTCTAAGATAATgggaggaaaaaaaatataaaagaaacttgattcacaattaaattttaggaaaatGACATAATAAGATGAATATGTCcactaaagaaaaactaaatgaAAAACATTCATAAATACATAAAGAATTTTATCTTTGTCATGTCTAATTGAGTTTCTTAAAATGTCATCTAAGCCAAAATTAACTTATGGTAAATACCAAGGACAGGAAATATggaaataatatgaatttaaacACTTCtaacatttaaataaaataaatagaaaatttatgatTGCTATAGTTAATGCCTCTTTATTAGAAGTAccttttctcttaatttataatAACTTTTATGTTTCTAATTAAGATGTATTTAAAGAAATTCATTAAAGAGtactatttgattttttaaaaattaaaatatgttgaatGAACAAAATTAAAGGAAGAAATATATTCtatctatttttattagttatcaACATTATTAAAATGACTGTcccaaaatatttatcattagtaaaatcaaattaaaataaattgattttttattttaactttaaataattatttaataaaataattcttcttgtttatgatttctgAAAGGATTTGTAAAAGAGAATTGAGACAACTGATATGGAATGAATAGAATAAACAATATCGACAAAAAGATTATTAGACAACTCACCTtagacatttttattaaaaggaATGAAATGAACGGAAAAAAAGCAAACAAAAGGAAGATCAATCATATATTAAGACTATAATTGAAATGAGCCCTTGTATaaatttgattgaaaaatatttaaaacaatttcatataaataatagtctaaataatatattttatttgtctaaAATTATCAGTTATTGATTTTTGTGCAAACCTTGTCAAAGTAAATGTTATAGTTAATCACAGTTAATATCATTGCATTTTTTGCAACTAACTAACCACTAtattaattacaataataatctTGGTAccatatttcataattaaacatatatgaaattgataaattaaaaattgaatggtatatgaaattgataaattaagaaTTGAATGACATGAAACGAATGATAGaacaatataaataacaaaaaaaaaaccacaaTACATACTTCTCCCAATTGATTTCGTTTGACAAATAACTTAGCAGTCTTCGTTAGATACTTaaattttcataacaataaaattaacGACTTCAAATTCTAATTGCCACTAATATCGTTTTTCAAAAGGACaacatcaaaaattatttttcaacataaatttgacaaaaatatttcagttgattttacttttatgactattttaatttttatttcattttttttctaacatAAATTTTACTCTCAAAACGGctgaaaaggaaaatgaaaagaagaggaaaaatttAACGAGATAATGATTCTCTTAATTTATCAAACATGATgttaatagagaaaaaaaagaataataaaaaaaatcaatcaccTCTATTCCAAAATTATGCAACTATACATATAGTCAAGAAATCACTAAGGAAAGAGAAAAATGTTTATCGAATGTTGAAAGTTGATCTTTTATTTCGTCAAACACCAGATGTTAGAAGAAGATAAAAAGAACAATCAACAAAACAAAATCACTTATATTTCATAATCATGcaaataacatataattaaaaaaatcatataaataataataatccacAAATTATGAAATCATAAGACTAAATATATAGTAAAGAAATCACTaagaaaaagaggaaaagaTTTACTGAATGTCGatagatgatattttattttgtcaaacACCTGAtgttagaaaaagaagaaaaacaattaagaaaatcaattacttctattttataatcatgaaaataacatataatataaaaaaaatcatatcaatAATACTCCACACATTACCAAATTATAAGACTCAAAATTCAAGCATTCAGAAGTAGTATAGCAAgtagtgatacgctcaaattacacctccctaaagaagtataagcggtcataTCAAGTACAAAATCCAACTATTAGGTTAGGGTCGATACCACGagaaaaatggtttagacttaacttcactGTACGATTACTTAGATTTAGTCAACTTTTTTccgaaaataaataataaaagggGGGATTTGTGAAGCTAAAGTCTTTTAATATctctaagtaaaacaagtaataagagtaaaactttgatttttatcaaattgtgagagaaactagagtGTAAGTATTTCCCATAGGTTTATAACGTCGTATTCCTAGCTAATaactagtgttttgcatgcaaagtgataagttaggtatctctaaatccttggtccgacatttagagaatttcaccccgtaccttggtccggctacgttcatattaagcatcatattcgatgtatgacttagttattacttcgcaccaatcgaaatgagcctattagatagtatctcactaaatctatgttgatgattcttttcctattaactacctccttggtccggcaagtagtaATAAGGTGaattctaacgcgtgcactcgttaaaaaacttctaagcgaaataattatcaatgcatgcaataacctatttgaaaattgttattaagctaggtCTACATTGTTAATCagccatggttcccacaaccctagttgtggatttagttacccatgcatagaagaacacaattcacaGTAGATAAgcaataaatcatgaacttactttgagaaattcgaagaaaatccagaaattcaacttgaaacaaCAAGAAATTACTTCAAaacgaaatctggaaatttgagtTGATGCTAAAGTTGCAAAAACCCAATCTCCAACAACAAACTATGAAAAGAaatagaatccaaccccaaaaacgaagttttacaccctatttataaaaaaatattgttctaaattaaaagaaattaaaataagaaaagttgtACGAAAACACGACTGTAATCGACGACCGacacagacggtccgtcgatgaaaCGATGGACCATCAACTGCCACCGTCAGTCCAGACTTAGCATCTTTTTTTCTCCTTCAGTTAGCATCTTCTCTGAATCAATCGAaggaccaacaacacggtccgtcgatgcgtctatggtccgtcgatgccttttgtcgttccatacttagacTTTCTTCAACTTCGAGTACTGGGACTATCTCTGATACAATCGATGATtcaacaggacggtccgttaTTCACTCGACGGAACGTCaatccttccgtagccccacacttggtcaaattTCTCTGAGTTTCTTAAGATGCTTGAACTttcaatcgacggtcaccaCCTACGGTCAGTCGATTGAATGACGGGGCGTTGATGGCATTCATGGGTCACCTCTGCAGTGCACTAAATCTCAGCTGCCTCATGCGTTTTGGTTTTGGAcacctttcct
The window above is part of the Solanum pennellii chromosome 5, SPENNV200 genome. Proteins encoded here:
- the LOC107018841 gene encoding BRCA1-associated RING domain protein 1-like codes for the protein MDIKQQKKLNSGLSEMSLESHDHILQRCPSSEIVADSNCNLEYKICESPNVVQPKAVIDQHPPKASVCAFCYSAKTTEKTGPFLYFANGREVVGNVTSLSKVICVHSKCIEWTPQVYYEGEIIKNLDTELARATKIKCSSCGMKGAALGCYMTSCRRSYHVPCAFEIQDCKWDMENFVMLCPVHKSVKFPSEKSKSIEHIRREMHPKASPLTTEQLTFWARSSDGPKEWVLCGSALSSEDKYMLVKFADMCGATVCKFWKPNVTHVVATTDVKGACTRTMKVLMAILSGKWILTMDWVKACVAANGPVNEELYEISLDNYGRSGGPKAGRLMASTNEPKLFDGFEFYFIGDFMPDYKSDLLDLVEEAGGTVIQSEEQLVKQNHAAQGTQPSSLVVYNCDLSQGCFEEKIRILQQRLAEAEDLAEQIGSQTVQHTWILESIAACKLVPFC